A window of Mangifera indica cultivar Alphonso chromosome 13, CATAS_Mindica_2.1, whole genome shotgun sequence contains these coding sequences:
- the LOC123195076 gene encoding probable protein phosphatase 2C 22 yields MEESEGIGSGENGSSSEGRPPNPFTASYRKYLTNDPLVAPCKKSLIRHASLQVKTKTVDISVEPVVGEENHETEFIPVVRSGGYASIGIRTSMEDVFLCVDNFLFDYGLKNFTEGPSAFYGMFDGHGGKHAANFACANLPRFIVEDELFPKEIEKVVTSAFLQTDNAFAKACSLDATLASGTTALAALVLGRSLVVANAGDCRAVLCRRGKAIEMSRDHKPICISEKKRIEASGGFVYDGYLNGQLNVARALGDWHMEGMKSTDGGPLSAEPECMTTKLTEEDEFLVIACDGVWDVFRSQNAVDFARRRLQEHNDPVKCSRDLVDEALKRKSGDNLAVVVVCFHSQPPPNLVAPRTRVQRSFSAEGLRELQNCLDSLGN; encoded by the exons ATGGAGGAAAGTGAAGGAATTGGTAGTGGAGAGAATGGGAGCTCAAGTGAGGGTCGCCCACCGAACCCTTTTACGGCGTCGTATCGCAAGTATTTGACCAATGATCCACTGGTGGCCCCCTGTAAGAAGTCCTTGATTCGTCATGCTTCTCTT CAAGTGAAGACAAAGACAGTGGATATTTCTGTTGAACCTGTAGTTGGTGAAGAAAATCATGAGACTGAGTTCATTCCAGTTGTCCGCTCTGGAGGGTATGCTAGCATTGGAATTCGCACAAGCATGGAAGATGTATTCTTATGTGTTGATAATTTTCTGTTTGATTATGGGCTGAAGAATTTTACAGAAGGTCCCAGTGCCTTTTATGGG ATGTTTGATGGACATGGTGGAAAGCATGCTGCTAACTTTGCCTGCGCCAATTTGCCGAGGTTTATTGTTGAGGATGAACTATTTCCAAAGGAAATTGAGAAGGTTGTTACTTCAGCTTTTCTACAAACTGATAATGCTTTTGCAAAAGCTTGCTCCTTGGATGCTACCCTTGCTTCTGGCACCACAGCATTGGCAGCTCTTGTTCTTGGGAG GTCATTGGTGGTGGCAAATGCTGGAGATTGTCGTGCAGTGTTATGTCGTCGTGGTAAAGCAATTGAAATGTCAAGGGATCACAAACCAATCTGCATCAGTGAGAAAAAGCGAATTGAGGCATCTGGTGGATTTGTCTATGATGGTTATCTCAATGGGCAACTCAATGTGGCTCGTGCTTTAGGAGATTGGCACATGGAAGGAATGAAAAGTACAGATGGTGGGCCACTTAGTGCGGAACCCGAGTGTATGACTACGAAACTGACAGAGGAGGATGAATTCCTTGTCATAGCATGCGATGGGGTGTGGGATGTGTTTAGGAGCCAAAATGCTGTGGATTTCGCTCGGCGCAGGCTTCAGGAGCACAATGATCCAGTCAAGTGTAGCAGGGATCTTGTTGATGAGGCTTTGAAAAGAAAGAGTGGAGACAATTTAGCTGTAGTTGTGGTTTGCTTCCATTCCCAGCCTCCCCCAAACTTGGTTGCTCCCCGCACAAGAGTGCAAAGGAGCTTTTCTGCTGAGGGTTTGAGAGAGTTGCAAAACTGCTTGGACAGCTTAGGAAATTGA
- the LOC123195162 gene encoding uncharacterized protein LOC123195162, translating to MALLATSCCLNLSNSNPPSLPSKPAQLLPRHGAMGIEKWRKECTVGMACCCMMIGIEVGSLGDASSAVVQDMRLPLAIKVTDLKQGNYSNNKVARWSDKRMCPPWHLNSLETIVPENLPRPSARRRWETVKNAPVVKETSVRGSSSKECFSL from the exons ATGGCTCTTCTTGCAACAAGTTGCTGTCTCAATCTCTCTAACTCTAATCCCCCCTCTCTCCCTTCAAAACCAGCTCAACTACTTCCACG GCATGGCGCGATGGGGATTGAGAAGTGGAGGAAGGAGTGTACGGTTGGCATGGCGTGCTGCTGCATGATGATTGGAATAGAAGTGGGAAGTTTGGGAGACGCAAGCAGTGCTGTTGTCCAAGACATGAGGTTGCCATTAGCCATTAAAGTTACAGATTTAAAACAAggaaattatagtaataataaggTTGCAAGATGGAGTGATAAAAGAATGTGTCCGCCATGGCATCTGAATTCGCTAGAGACGATTGTGCCTGAGAATCTCCCAAGACCATCTGCTCGAAGAAGATGGGAAACTGTTAAAAATGCCCCCGTTGTTAAAGAAACTAGTGTTAGAGGAAGTAGCAGCAAGGAATGCTTTTCCctgtaa
- the LOC123195338 gene encoding uncharacterized protein LOC123195338: MSGRVVVLVNHTSRVIHLKESRRFAPDGVYSHTIQLDPFGHKKKIGANMFHRRAKEAARPTVIRIFVDGVECINKILTPQAFIDFFQISFWINEEGEVIVRGFRATHTADQLQRIRLIGSLIKGLRSLLGSDDRGGQEEDIA; the protein is encoded by the exons ATGTCGGGTCGAGTGGTTGTGCTAGTGAACCACACCAGCCGAGTCATTCACCTGAAAGAGAGCCGCCGGTTTGCTCCTGATGGTGTTTATTCACACACAATCCAACTCGACCCTTTTGGTCACAAGAAGAAGATCGGTGCCAACATGTTCCACCGCCGGGCCAAGGAAGCTGCTAGGCCAACTGTTATCAGAATTTTCGTTGATGGTGTTGAGTGCATCAACAAGATTCTTACCCCGCAAGCgttcattgatttttttcagATCTCCTTCTGGATTAACGAAGAAGGAGAAGTTATTGTTAGAGGGTTTAGAGCAACACACACCGCCGATCAACTTCAGAGGATTAG GCTTATTGGCTCTCTGATTAAGGGCTTGCGCTCTCTACTTGGAAGCGATGACCGCGGAGGCCAAGAGGAGGATATTGCTTGA